In the Populus trichocarpa isolate Nisqually-1 chromosome 1, P.trichocarpa_v4.1, whole genome shotgun sequence genome, one interval contains:
- the LOC18094396 gene encoding flavonoid 3'-monooxygenase translates to MLNTVTGLWSRWWDASNERQKLFLIMAVTIITMFWFLWNNIKPKKAVAAPFPPGPRGLPLVGYLPFLGNDLHKKFTELAGVYGPIYKLRLGNKLCIVVSSPPLAKEIVRDKDTIFADRDPPISARVFTYGGNDIAWSSYSPRWRKMRKVLVREMLGNSLDASYALRKQEVKKAIRKVYNKIGNPIDFGELAYVTSLNTVLRILLGGGTIQGEKWTNFVAQFRCHAAEMMVLLGKPNVSDLFPVLARYDLQGIERRSKRLAVTLDEFLESAIEQRLNEEKARMDVREDLLQILLDLNKHEDTATSITMDQLKAMLMDIFVGGTDTTTTMIEWTMARLMQHQEVRQKVYQELQEVVGANNTVEEFHLPKLRYLDAVMKETFRLHPALPLLVPRFSGQSCTLGGYTVPKGTTVFLNVYAIHRDPNLWDNPLEFRPERFLNDDTSTFDYSGNNFQYLPFGSGRRVCAGLRLAEKMLMYLQASLLHSFEWKLPVGGVLELSDKYGIVVKKKKPLIVIPTPRLCNLELY, encoded by the exons TCACTGGGTTGTGGTCACGGTGGTGGGATGCTAGCAACGAGAGACAAAAACTGTTTCTCATCATGGCAGTCACCATAATAACAATGTTCTGGTTCTTGTGGAACAATATCAAACCAAAGAAGGCAGTCGCTGCTCCGTTTCCGCCAGGTCCTCGTGGCTTGCCATTAGTTGGATACCTTCCATTTCTTGGTAATGACCTCCACAAGAAGTTCACTGAACTAGCTGGGGTCTATGGCCCTATCTACAAGCTAAGGCTCGGAAACAAATTGTGCATAGTGGTTAGCTCACCACCACTAGCCAAAGAAATTGTTCGTGACAAGGATACCATATTTGCTGATCGTGATCCACCTATTTCCGCCCGGGTGTTCACATACGGCGGAAATGATATCGCTTGGTCCTCTTACAGTCCTCGATGGAGAAAGATGCGCAAGGTTTTGGTGCGCGAAATGCTAGGCAATAGCCTTGATGCTTCTTATGCACTGAGAAAACAGGAGGTTAAAAAGGCTATTAGAAAAGTGTATAATAAAATTGGCAACCCTATTGACTTTGGTGAATTGGCATATGTAACAAGCCTAAATACTGTCCTGAGAATTTTGCTGGGGGGTGGCACAATCCAAGGAGAGAAATGGACTAATTTCGTTGCACAGTTTCGGTGTCATGCAGCAGAGATGATGGTGCTATTAGGAAAACCTAATGTTTCGGACCTTTTCCCCGTCCTGGCTAGGTATGACTTGCAAGGTATAGAGAGACGATCAAAGCGATTAGCAGTCACTCTCGATGAATTTCTTGAATCTGCAATTGAGCAACGTTTGAATGAAGAAAAGGCACGTATGGATGTGAGAGAAGACTTGCTGCAGATTCTCTTGGATCTTAACAAGCATGAAGATACCGCAACATCAATTACGATGGACCAACTCAAAGCCATGCTAATG GACATTTTCGTGGGCGGTACTGACACAACTACTACCATGATCGAATGGACAATGGCACGACTAATGCAACATCAAGAGGTAAGGCAGAAGGTATACCAAGAATTACAGGAAGTTGTTGGAGCGAACAACACCGTAGAAGAATTCCACTTGCCCAAGTTACGGTATTTGGATGCTGTGATGAAGGAGACGTTTCGTTTGCATCCTGCACTGCCTCTCTTAGTGCCCCGTTTTTCAGGGCAATCATGCACACTAGGAGGGTATACCGTTCCTAAGGGTACTACAGTTTTTTTGAATGTTTACGCTATTCACAGGGATCCTAATCTGTGGGACAATCCCTTAGAATTTAGACCAGAGAGGTTTTTGAATGATGATACTAGCACATTTGATTACTCGGGCAACAATTTTCAGTATCTCCCATTTGGATCGGGAAGGAGGGTTTGTGCAGGACTCCGTTTAGCAGAGAAGATGCTGATGTATTTACAGGCTTCATTGTTGCACTCCTTTGAGTGGAAGCTGCCAGTTGGAGGAGTGCTGGAACTATCTGATAAATATGGCATAGTtgtcaagaaaaagaaaccctTAATAGTTATCCCAACACCTAGGCTATGTAATTTAGAGCTTTACTAG